The Filimonas lacunae genomic sequence GGCACCTGATAATTGAGTAATCACCGGCAATGCCTCTGTTTCACCGGCATTTACCAGCACTCCGCTGGAATCGGCATGTGCAGCTCCTGGCACTGTTTTTATCCGGTAAAAGTAACGTACGCCGGGTTGTATGTGCTTATCTACAAATGCCCACCCTGCCATTAATGCGGCTTCAAAACTGATGTCTGCTGCATATAATGAAAAGGTATAGCGTTGTTCTATCTCCAGTGACTGGTTGTATATTTTAGCAAGCCCTTTACTGTCGTCGGCCGATACCTGGAAGTCTTTTCCATAGATAGCCTGTGCAATAATGGCTGCCTGGCTGTTGCGCTGGGCTACAGGCTCCCATTGTTCTACCGGGGCCGGTTTTATGGGTTGTGGGGTTAGCAGGGTGTATTCCGGTTGTTCCAGCGGCTGCCGGTTGCGGCTTACTGCATAACGTTCCAGGATAAAACCGGAAGTAATGCCCTGTCTCCACATCGCGGCATTACCCGGTGCCCAACGCACCAATATGCTGTTGCTGTCTTTGATAGCGCGGGCAGCCATTACCAGCTGCGGCGCTTTCTTTTGTGCATAGTTGACCGTTATAATACTCAACAGCACAGCCACAGTAACCAGTGTATACTTCATTATTTCTTTCATGGTGCCGGTTATTGAATAGGATTCTGATATTGAACAATAGAGGAACTACCTGCCTGGTTACCGGGTAGTATATACCGGTAATTGACCTTGTAAAAGCCCTGGCGCAGGAAGGGGAAATATCCGGTGATAAAACGGGTAAACTTAGTCGACACAGGTGTGCCTAAGTATTGGTTGGCAACCTGATTTTGTAAATCGAGGTAATCATCTTTATACACGCTTACCAGGTTGTACAGGTAAGGCAAACGTTTTAACACGGCTGCATCCGTATAGTTACCCGCCACAATGGTTTTACGGTAGCTTTCGGTTACCGGTAACGCTTTTACAGGTGCAAGTCCCAGTATGGCTGTATCGCGGGTTAAATAAACCACGCCACCCGCGGGGTACTCTTTATAGTTCAATGGCCAGATGTCCTGCGTAAAGTAGTCATCTGAAGTGATGGCCAATGGCTGCACCAGTGGTGCATTGTTGGTATAAGTAGTGCCATTCAGCTCTGCTTCTTCAAATGGTTCCTGCGCTTCTACCACCGCCTGCAGGAATATGACATCACTGCTTACTTTACCCCAGTAGGTATTGACTACCGGCTGGCGGCCCATTTTCTGCGCAAAGGTGTTAAAGGCGCTGGTGGCAAAATTGTAGCTTAACAGTTCCAGTCCAACATCGTCTCTGATTACATCCTGCGCGGTGTTATTTTTCACGGTTACAGTACCGGCGTCTCCTAAATCTGTGGAGGTTTGGGTGGTAGTAGGTGTTGCAGCTACTCCTGTACCCAGCTTATAGCTGTTTAATTGTAAGGAGTAGCTTTTGGTGTTGGCCAGGGAATAGATGTTGAATAGCAACCTGGCGCTGGCTGAATCGTAACGGAAGGGAAAGTTGATTTGCGTGCCATCATCCGAAACGGCTATCAGCTTCTGGTTATATCCTTCTACATTAAACAGATAGTTCTGCCCACGTTTCAACTGTATATATCCCTGGTTAAATTCTTCTTTATAAAAATAGCGTTGGTCTACTACCGGATAGCTGTACACAATATTGGTCATAGGTATGGTAGTGGGCCGGTCGCCTGTTATAAAGTTGAGTGTGCGTTCTTCTTCGGCCTTCTTACCCTCTACATATACCGACTGCCAGCTATTGTTTTTATATTCCAGGAAGCTCACTTTCACATACACCTTCATGGCAGTTTTGGAAGGCAGTATTTCGTTTGAGTAATAGCTTACCAGATCCATTCCGTTGTTCCATTCTGTTTTACCAGGTACGGCGGTGTTATTACTGGTCATTGTAAATTGTTCCAGCTTCACCTTATATACCTGTTCGCCCCCACCTTCCTGTGGCAGACGTATCTCTTTGTCTATCGGGAAATTGAATGCTACCTGTGGTGCAGCAAACACATCTACATTCACGCTATCGCGGGGGGTAATATTAGAAATGACATTGGTGCCCAGTACACTGGTAGTTGCCTCGTTGCTTACCAGTTTACATTCATTACCCAGGGTTAACTTAAACCGCACTTTACCCGAAATAATACCCAGCACATTTACCTGTAAACCTATATAACCGGTAAACCAGCTGGGATTGGGGAGTTTGGCCTGTAACAACGCGGCTACCGCACCTTGCACCACCGGAACACGCAGTTTCATAAACCACAGGTTTACCTTAACCCCTATTTCGCCCTGCAGGTAGGCATATGCCTGGGCATTCGCGTACCAGCCATTGATACCAATAGGTTCATTGCTGCCTTCACAGGTTACGCCGGGGTATTCTTTCAACATCACATCAAAACCTACCCCTGCTTTTAAATTGGCATAGAGAATAAGGAAGGATATATCGCCTGTTTCAATTTTTACTTTAGCGCCAAAGGCAAATCCTCTGCCTTCTCCCAGTGCATTGGCATCACGCATATAATCCAGCGAACTCAGTTCTACCCCCAATATATCTGCCACTTCCTGCGGTGGTGCAGGAGAGCCGGGTATATGATCGCCAATCATCAGGTACGATTCTGTTCTGATACTAAACCCGCCGATACCAAACTTAATGCCCATAGGATCAGTAGGCGTACCCATATGTATGTACCATTCTCCGGGAGCAAAATGTAGTACTGCCCAGCCGGCACGATAGTTATTGCCTATACCCTGCAGCAAACCTTTGGCAGCGTTGACATATACATCAAAGTTGGCGTGGAATGTTTTAGCATCGAAATCGTAGCTCATGCCCATGTAGGCTGATATACCGGTACTGTTCTCCGGCTTTTCGGAAGTGGTGGGTACTGCTGCCGCAGCCGCCTGTTTATCTTCAATGGCCAGCTGTTGCAGATCGGCTATCTTATCCAGCTTTAAGGCGTCACTCAAATTTTCGAGTTGACTGGCTACAGCACTGGTAATATCTTTATACAGGTTTTGCGCCTCCTCTACCATATCGCCTGCAATGCCCGGCAGCTTACCCATAATTTTAGCGTTACCAAAAACGCCTATGTATTTCATGCCGCCTGATTTGCCAAAGGCTACTTCAAACTGGGCCATGCCATCTACTACTGTTTCACTGCCTACGGTAAAGAAGATGCCTGCTTTGATACCCAGACCCATGGCTGAGTCGGGTTTGTAATCGGCTGTTACGCTATTATTACCGCTACCACTGCCACTGCCGGTTTTCAGCATACGGTAGTAGGCGCCTCCGCAAAAGCCTTTGAGGTTAAGGCCTCCCATAATAGGCAGGGCGGGTGCCCATTTAGCACTACCCTCTACATACCAGTAGCGGAATGTTTTTTTTCCAAACAATGCCTTTACAGACACCTCCGCATTCAGCGGTTTAAACTTGGCTTTAATATTACCACCAAAGCCATCGCCATAAGTAGGATCATCTTCCAGCAGTTCAATACCGCCGCTAAGCGTCATACCACCCAGATCAATATTTTCCAGGCTGATACGGCTTACAGAAACCTTACCCAGCTCCCAGCCCTGGTAATTGCCATCTGTAAAATTGGTGGCGATATTTAAACGGGTGCTTGCTTTAAAAGCATTATCCTGTAAGGTTACATTTAAACCAAAGCTAAGGTTGGCCTGCTTGCCATTAGCAGTAAGCACGATACTGTCGATAGATGCCGGAAAGCCGGCAATACCAATAGTGCCATTATATCCAAAGTAATCTACCTTTAAGTAAGGTGCAACAGATTGAATGTGTAAGCCTTTAAAAGTAACTCCTTTAAACTGTGCTACAGATTTAGTGGAAGTGGCTTTGGTTTTAGCTTCTATAGTAACGTTGCCATAGAGGTTGGCTTCGGGTAAAAATTTACCATCGGCCACGCGCAGCTTCACATATGAATTGGAATCCAGTACAACCTTGGCCTGCCACATACTGAAATCCATTTTTCCTTTAGGGGATACCGTAAGCCAGTATTGGTTATCCTGTGTAATCACCGCTTCGTAGCTGAGTGAATCTTTATCTGCAACAGGCAACCCTATATTACCCGTAAAGCCTGCGCCTGCAAGGCTGTTGGCTTCTAATGACAGATGAAATTCGTTGACCGAAAAACGCCAGCCACCTGCATTACCTTCTTCAAAAGGAATAATGTTTTTGCCATATATATTTCCCGATACCCCGTTATTATCTATCAGTAAATCTTTAGCGCCAAATAGGACTCTATCGGTATTCCCTCTTTTTTGAAATGCTTTGGGTAGCATTACTTCTATGTCTGAAGCATAAATGCCGCGCCACATAGCTACGTCGGGATAGCCATTCAGGTATTTGGATTGGTAGCCTGATGGAAATACTACATTACTGCTATTACGTGCATCACTAAAATCGAACGTGGCATTTTTGATTTTAAATACTACATCTTCCAGTTTATTCACCTGGAAGTCGGGCAGGCTAACAGTGGCCAGCATATCATTCCAGTCGCTTACAATAGTGGTGAAACGTGCAGATACACAGCTGTCGCCTGCTATTTTTGCCCCGTTTTTATCACAGGGTATCAGTATGTTTCTGGGGAAAGATATATCAGCTGTTATACCCAGCTCTTTGACGCCCCTACAATCAATGGTGGCATAAGTAAGGTTTTCAACAGCCTTACCTGTTTTCATATCCAGGCTACCTTTTAAGGTAACTTTTGCATTACCATTATTGATGGGGATGGGAATGTCGCCTAACAATACCAACCGGGCATCTCCCACTATTCCGCCTTCATAAGACAGCTTCAGCCCACTTACTCCAAAGTAAATCTTTTTGGGATTTTGGGGTATCTCTATTCGGGCAAATACAGTGAGTTCGGCATAGGTAGGATAAAATGTAGCATTGCTGATAGCTACTTTATAAGTAACGTTACTCACTTTGGCGGAAAGCCCTACTGGAAGTTCATTTAAATCGGAGGGAGTAAGCTGATCCAGCCATTTTCCAGACTGCTCTACCTGTTGTACAAATTTCTCTGCTTCTGCTTTGGCAGCAGCAGTATCTGTAAAAGCAATGGTAGCCGACTTTTGTGCCAACACAGGTAAGGTGTGTAGTAGTAACACTGCTACCAAAGCAATTAATTGCTTTGTTTTTAACATAGTTTAGAGTTAGGGTTTTCCTTAGTTATATAATAAGTATTACTTATTATCAATAAATCGTATAAATACTATGCAAATGTGTGCTTTGCAGTTGAACCGGCAAATAGCTAAACTGCATTTTCCCTTGTTTAAGGGGCTGGGTAACGCTGGCGGTAATTGCGTAAAAAATAATCTATCTGATTGTATTTAAGGTATTTATACTATCAATGCCGGGGTGGTTGCTATTGTGAAAAATTTATATATTGTCCTGTACAAACCCCAGAACTTTACGCTTGTTGATAATTTACACCATTCGAATAGCATCTCCTTTGCTTTTCCATGGAATAGTCGGATGGTATGCTTTTTTACTGCTGCGAAGGGAGTAACACCATTACACATTAAAACGCTATTGTATGAGCTTTATTACTATTAACAACAATATCGCAGAAAATGAAACTGTGCACTTACATTATGAAGATGTAGGTTTTGGACAACCTATTGTATTTGTTCATGGCTGGCCTTTATCGGGTGATATGTGGGAATACCAGGTAACAGAACTGATTCAGCAGGGCTTTCGCTGTATCACCTATGACCGCAGGGGCTTTGGTAAATCCAGTCGTCCCTGGACAGGATATGATTATGATACGCTTACAGAAGATTTATACATATTGCTGGAAACACTGCAATTGGAAGATGTAGTGCTGGTAGGCTTTTCTATGGGTGGCGGTGAAGTGGCCCGTTACTTTGGAAAGTATGGAGGTAAACGTGTATCTAAGGTAGTGCTGGCAAGTAGCGTAACACCTTATATGTTAAAAACCTCTGATAATCCGGAAGGCGCCGATAAAGAAATCTTTGATAAAATGCTGGTGGATATAAAACACGACCGGATTGCCTTTCTGGACAGTTTTGGCAAACAGTTCTTTAGCATTGGCATGCTTAACCATCCGGTAAGTACCCCTTTACTGGAATATTATCGTACCCTAGCGTCACTGGCCTCTCCTATTGCTACACAGCAATGTGCAATATCCTTTGCCAGCACTGATTTCAGAAAAGATGTACAGGCTATTAATGTACCTGTTTTAATTATTCATGGTGATGATGATAAAACAGTGCCTATTGAGGTAAGTGGCAGAAGAACACATAACCTGCTGCCTGATGCACAAATGGTGGTATATAAAGGGGGCCCGCATGGCTTGTTTTATACGCATAAAGATGCATTGAATAAAGACCTGGTGAGCTTTATTCATACCGGTGTGGCCGAGGGAGAACCACAATTGCAGCCCGTGGGCGCTTTTGATAATATTGTGGGAGAAAGAGTATAGGCAAATCGCCATTAAAGCAAATCCCCCAACTGTTGTACGGTTGGGGGATTATCATTTTATCCAATCTTTTGTTGAATCACGGGGGCTACTTTGGTTCCAAACAAACGGATGGAATGCAGTAATTTTTCGTGTGGTATGTCTCCGGCAATGGTTTGTGCCAGAAAACGGGTGTTATTAAACAAGCTGTGTACGTATTCAATTTTATCTGCAATTTGTTGGGCATCGCCTACAAACAGCGGCCCATCCGGTAGACGCATGTATTCGTATTGCTCGCGTGTAATCGGGCTCCAGCCACGTTCACGTCCAATGCGGTTCATCATTTTACTGTAAGTAGGCCAGAATTCATCTGCTGCCTGTTCTGCATCATCCGCTATATACATATGCCCGTTGGCTGCCAGTTGCAGTTTGCTTACGTCATGCCCCGCCTTTTGGGCTGAATCGCGATACAATTGTATAAACGGTACAAACTGTGCGGGTTTCCCACCCAGCATAGCTATGGTCATAGGCAGGTTGTAAAAGCCTGCTCTTACCGCAGAGTCTGGGGTGCCACCCACTGCTATCCAGATAGGTATCTGGTTTTGTAAAGGGCGGGGATATACACCTTCGTGTACAATATTGGGCCTGAATTTTCCGTTCCAGGTAATGTGCTCCTGTTTATTGATCTGTAGCAACAGATCCAGTTTTTCCTGGAATAGCTGGTTATAATCGTCCAGGTTAAAGCCAAACAGTGGGAAAGATTCAATGAAGGAACCGCGGCCTGCCATAATCTCAGCCCGGCCATTAGATACCAGGTCTAAGGTGGCAAAATTTTGAAACACCCGTACCGGATCTGCAGAGCTTAATACGGTTACCGAACTGGATAAACGAATGTTTTTTGTAGCGCCTGCAATGGCTGCCAGTGCCACTTCGGGGGCGGATATTACATAATCGGGACGGTGATGCTCGCCTAGTGCAAACACATGTAAACCCAATTCATCGGCCAGTTTGGCTTCTGCTATCAGTTCCTGCATGCGCTGGTGTGCGTTGGTGGCATTGCCGGGGAGGTTATCGGGAACAATTTCTCCAAAAGTACTTATACCTAACTCCATAACTTATCTTCCTTTGTAACATAAAGTTACAAAGAAGTTGATTGGAAAGCCGGGGCGCTATAGTCTGTGTAACCTCCCTCCTCTTTTGAGTTATTCGTGTGGGGTGGTAAGCAGCTGCATCATATGCACGGCCTGCAATTCACTATCAGCCGCATCTATCATATAAGCCAGCTCTGTTACCTCGGTAAGGCTTAAATACAACGCCATGTTCATATAAGGCATAGGGATGAATATCTGTCGCAGATTGGGCAGGCCGGTATGCTGAAACTCGAATATGTAGGCATCCAGCACCCGCTGTAAGTCGGACAAAACCGTTTGTGGCAAGGTAAGCAGGAAGTTACCATAAGCAATATGTAAGTTGCTGCAGGCATTGCATAAACTGATGTATCCTACGTTTTCTTTATAATAGAGGTACTGATAAGTGCACATAATCTTAAATGGTGTTTTTCTTTTAAGATAAAGTTCCACTACTCTGTTCATCATTAACGGAGGAAAAAATACCTTATCAGGAAAAGGCCATAACTACCTCTTATCTTCTTTAGGTGGATAGCCAAAGTATTTTTTAAAGGCGCGTGTAAAGTGTACGGAGTATTTATAACCCATATAGTCTGCTACTTCCGCTACTGTTTTTCCATCTGTCAGCATTTCTTTGGCCTTGTTCATTTTTACGTTTTGCAAATAGCCAAACACCGTGTTGCCAAACACCTGCTTGAAATGTTTTTTCAGATAGGCCTCGTTAGTGCCAACCTGGTGTGCTAAATCGATAAGAGAGCAAGGACTATCCAGGTTATTTATTACAATATGCTGGGCATGGTGCATGCGTTCCACATCTTCTTTTTTCAATGTGTTCTTATGGTCGCTGGCACGCTGGTTGCCTGATGTCACCTGCTCGTAATGTTCCAGCTGAAAAGCCAGTAATTCCAGCGTTTTGCTTTTTACATACAGCTCCTTATAACGACCTTCCAGCGGGCAGTGTGTCATCTGGCGTAATATATCACAGAAATTGCGGGACAGTGGCAGGTTAAAGCGGCTCATGGGAGTAGCTATATTCTGCTGTAATGATTCCTGGAATACATTATAAAAAGGATGTTGTTCCGGCAGATATTGCAAAAACAACTCAGGGCTTATACCCAGTTCGTATATCTCCAGCTTTTCATTCGGTTGCCAGTTCAGCGTTACTTCCTGGTTGTTCAGGAACAGGTAATTATAATCCTGCCCCGAAAAAGCGGCCAGTTGCTGGCCATTATTAATAGTATAGTTTTTTATACCACTGATAGTATAACTGCACTGGATAAAAGGTTTTTGATTATTAATAATCACCTGTCCTGCCTGTACCGATTGTATATTATAATACCCCAGGCTTATACCCGGGCTTACCAGTTCGTGTATAGTACCCTGGTGTCCGTGTTTATCAATGGATCTCCTGCTTTCTGCAAAACCATTTTTGCCCTTATCTATATTAAACAAGCAATACATGATTAGTGTGCTTTGCTTTGGTTATCGGATGTATTTGTCATAAGAATGTAAAACAATATTAAATCTATTGGCAGGCAATGCACACACGCTATGAAGAATTTTATTGTCGAAATAGGGAAAAGCATAGTTGGCCTGTATAAAATCGACGATTAATTCCGTTTGTGGTATTAATAATTCCGTGCATGGTAGATGATGCTAGGGAACTTTGCAGCCAAATAGCCATAACACGCTTACGATGACACTGCATAAAAACCGAAATGGTAAAGCACTTGTTACAACAGGATTTTTATTACTGTTTCTGTTACCGGTTGCCGCTCAAACAATGGAGGACACTACCTTGCATAAGGTAACGGTTAGATCGGAAAATACTAAATATATAAAAACTGATAATGTAATAGCGCTCAGGCAGATAGCTATGCCTACGGCAGTGATAGATGGCAAAACTATTGCCATGATGGGCAGCCGTCGCTTAGATGAGGTAATGCGTGAGCAAACCGGACTGGCGGTGGTAAGCGATTTAGGCGCAGGTAACCGATCGGTAGGCTTACAGATGCAGGGTTTCAGCTCGGAATATATAATGGTTTTAATTGATGGACAACCACTTGCCGGGCGTAACAGTGGTAACCTGGATCTATCACGTATTAGTATTTCTAATATAGATCGCATCGAAATTATTAAAGGGGCATCTTCCAGTTTGTATGGAAGTGATGCGCTGGGTGGTGTAGTAAACATTATTACCCGCCAGTTTTCAGATCATGCGCAGGTGCGTGTGGGCTCGCAGTATGGAACCTATCGTACCTGGAATAATACACTGGAAGGTGAATCTCCTTTATTCAAAAACAAAGGTGCAGTGTTCTTTTCCGGTAATTTTTATCGTACGGATGGATTTAATGTAAACCCTTACCTGGAAAAAGGTAGCCAAACCGCGCCGCCTTATAGCAGTCCTTCCCTATGGCTGCGTGGCAGGTATCAGCTTACACCGCAAAAAACATTGCATATAAGTGCACGCTACTCAGGCCGCTCTTCTGAAATGACCCGCGACTACGGTGTAATGCCCTTCCTGGACGTATTGCATGAAACTGATTTTAATGGCATGGTGGCACTCAGCAACCGGTTAAATAATAATACCCGTATTATAGGCCGCTATTACCTTACCCGTTATACCAGCAAACAGCATATTAAATTATTGAATGGAAGTCATAATACGCAAACGGATGAATTCCAGGAATATGTGCATCGGGTAGAATGGCAGGCAGCCCGTGATGTATGGGATAACCGCCTGGGATTGATTGGCGGAGCTGGTGGTGAATACATGGCCCTTAACTCCAGAACATCCGGAGCCAGTGGACATATGTATAATTACTATGTATACGCCCAGGCCAACTACAAACCCTTGGCTAACCTGGAAATGATTGCCGGAGGGCGTTACGATGGCAACAACCTGTATGGCGGCAAGGCTAACCCCAGTGTAGGCGTTAATTATAGCCCGCTGCGGTGGCTTACTTTGCGGGCTGCTTTGGGGATGGGATATAAAAGCCCTGACTACAAGCAGCTATACCAGGTATTTACCAACATAACAAGAGGATATACCGTTGTAGGGGCCAATGTGTTTTCGGAAAGTGTAAAGGAGTTACAGGCCGTAGGAATTGTGCAACAGTTATGGCCTATTGCTGCTACGGTAAAACCACTGGAGGCAGAAACATCGGTATCCTATAACACAGGGTTTACTATTAAGCCCGCTTCTTGTATAGATGTAAACCTGAACCTGTTTTACAACCGGATCAATAATTTAATTAACTATCAGCAGGTAGGTATTAAAACCAACGGAGCTGAGTTGTATACTTATGTAAACGTGGCCAATGCCTATACCAAAGGTCTGGAAACTGGTGTAACACTGCGTCCGGCAAAAGGGCTAACGATAACAGCGGGTTATCAGTTGCTGTATGCGAAAGACCCGGGGGTAATAGATTCCATTAAAAATGGACATACACGGTATGCTACCGTAAGAAGCTCGCCCAACATACGCGCTTCTACCATTGCCGACTATTTTGGTTTGCCTAACCGGAGCAGGCATATGGCTAATGTGCAGGTATTTTATGAGATACAGCCCTGGGGTTTGAATTGCTCGGTAAGAGCTAATTACCGTGGTAAATATGGCTTTTTAGATACCGATAACAATGGCTTTATTGACCCTTACGATGTTTTTGTAAATGGTTATGTATTGCTTAATGCATCGTTGCAGAAAAGACTACTGCATGATAAGGTGACCTTACAGTTTTCGATAGATAATATAGCCAACTATACAGATTATTTAATGCCTGCACAACCCGGCCGTATTATTATGGCAGGCCTGATATGGAAATGTTTTGAACAAGATAAAAAATAATAATAATGAGAATAGCTACGCTTACCATTGGTATGGCAATGATTGTATGTTCCTGCACCAAAAGCAATGACAACCCCGGTTTAGAAGATGGCATAAGTATCATCGTTACAGATTTGCCGGGTGATACCACTGCTAACATGAGTGAAGGGGGCAGCAATACTTTTAAAACTTTGTATTTTAACCTGGCTACCGGTAAAAAAGCAGACATTACGGATGCTACTAAAACCAGCCTGAATTGGGATCTGGCTTTTACCGGCCCTTATAACTCCGAAGTATATGTTAACTATGGTGGTTATGCTTATAACCCTGGTTATGGTGGTGCAGGAAAAGGTGCAGTAATACAGGTAGATAAACCTTATAATGAAGTAACAACGGCCCCTAGTGATGCGGAGTTTGACAATGCCACGCTTACCAAAATTGGCTGGGAAGTGGGCTCTTCAGGTGGCTGGTTCTTTTACTCGTTAGACAATCACATAGCGGTGCCTATTAAAAACAGGACATTTGTATTACGTACTGCCTCCGGTAAATATGCAAAACTGGAACTGTTGAACATTTACAAAGGCAATCCGCCTGTAGTAACCGATTTGTACTGGCCTGCCCCCTATTTAACCTTCCGTTTCTTTTTACAGGAGGATGGCAGTAAAAATATTAAAACCAACTAATAGCTGTTTTTTACTATTTTGGCTTTTTAAGCTGTAATACAGTAGGCCCCAAATAGCAATAAACATGATTAGAAAACTGGCAGTTGCCTTATTTATTTGTCTGGCTTTCCAAAATTGTAATAACTCTTCAGAAAGTAACAACACGGATAATACAGAACCTGCCGCGCCTTCTTTATGGATAGATGCTCATGTAGTAAACAGTTTACCTCATGATAAATCTTTCTTTACAGAAGGCTTTTTTATGCATAACGGCCTGATATATGAAGGCACCGGTTCGCCGGACGATTTACCCGATACCCGCTCGCTGATTGTTACTTATGACTTGAAAAAAAGTAAGCCTGCTGTAAAAGCTGAGCTGGACAGAAAGCAATTTTTTGGCGAAGGCATTGTGTTGGTGGATAATAAAATATACCAGCTTACCTATAAAAATCAAACCGGTTTTATTTACAATGCTGCCACGTTTAAACAACTGGGAAGCTTTACTTACACCAATAAAGAAGGTTGGGGCTTAACTACTGATGGCGCTTCTATTATTATGAGTGATGGCAGTGATAAGCTTACCTGGCTGGATACTACCTCCCTAAAGCCTGTGAAAACCCTGCCTGTAACAGAAAACGGCGTTCCTCTCACCTATATCAATGAGCTGGAATGGATAAAGGGGTATATATACGCCAATGTGTGGACTACCAACTTCATCGTTAAAATAGATCCGGCAACCGGTAAAGTGGTGGGCAAGCTGGACATGAATTCCCTGTTTACTATAGAAAAGAACAGGAATGCCCAGGCTGCTGAAATGAATGGCATTGCCTACGATGCAGCAAATGATAAAGTATACGTTACCGGAAAGCTCTGGGCGGGTATATATGAGCTTAGTTTTCCCCGTTAGTATTACTTGTTATAGGAATGCTTGTTTATAACACAGAAGCGGTGCCCCATTCTTTGGCTTGTGCGTTATATAATAATTTCCAGGCTTCTGCTTTTACCAGCCGGCCTTCAAAATACCAGTATTTATACAGTAAAAACAGGTTACGCAGTTGCCTTACCGTTTGTGATACCCTTTCCTTGTCAAAAGGAACCGGTACATACACCCTGGGTATTTCGTTCTCATCCAGTGTATATAAAAATGCCAGAAACTCAATGCCCCTGCTTTGGTGTACAAATTGTACTTCTTCGTTGATAGCACAAAACAGCATTTCAAATGCTATGGCCAGTTCTTGTAGCTTATGCTCGTCCATTCCAGGTGATTATAAGAGCAATGTTAGCCGATATTCCCTCCCTGTAATATGACGAATATCAGGCTCCCGGCTGATATTATGTTGGCTTTGGGCATTGAGTGGTATTAAAAAGGCCGCTATTGAGGTAAATAGCGGCCTTTTTGTTGGTATTGAGGGGATGTTTACTGCAATTCCAGCAGGTAACGATGCATATCGTCACCCGGTGAAACATGTAATGATTCTAACTTCTTCAGGTAATATTGTTTCACATCTGTCCATTTATAATATGGATATTGTGTGGTGGCAATGGGTAAAGCCACTTCTTTTTCATTGAGCAATACCTTTACCAGGAAATCATTACCGTTACTATATAGGATCCATTGAATGTTGGCACTTAATGGAATGATGGCCGATGCCTGCCAATGCTGGTTATAAGCTCGTATGGCCGGTGAAGGCA encodes the following:
- a CDS encoding Atu2307/SP_0267 family LLM class monooxygenase, with the translated sequence MELGISTFGEIVPDNLPGNATNAHQRMQELIAEAKLADELGLHVFALGEHHRPDYVISAPEVALAAIAGATKNIRLSSSVTVLSSADPVRVFQNFATLDLVSNGRAEIMAGRGSFIESFPLFGFNLDDYNQLFQEKLDLLLQINKQEHITWNGKFRPNIVHEGVYPRPLQNQIPIWIAVGGTPDSAVRAGFYNLPMTIAMLGGKPAQFVPFIQLYRDSAQKAGHDVSKLQLAANGHMYIADDAEQAADEFWPTYSKMMNRIGRERGWSPITREQYEYMRLPDGPLFVGDAQQIADKIEYVHSLFNNTRFLAQTIAGDIPHEKLLHSIRLFGTKVAPVIQQKIG
- a CDS encoding alpha/beta fold hydrolase; translation: MSFITINNNIAENETVHLHYEDVGFGQPIVFVHGWPLSGDMWEYQVTELIQQGFRCITYDRRGFGKSSRPWTGYDYDTLTEDLYILLETLQLEDVVLVGFSMGGGEVARYFGKYGGKRVSKVVLASSVTPYMLKTSDNPEGADKEIFDKMLVDIKHDRIAFLDSFGKQFFSIGMLNHPVSTPLLEYYRTLASLASPIATQQCAISFASTDFRKDVQAINVPVLIIHGDDDKTVPIEVSGRRTHNLLPDAQMVVYKGGPHGLFYTHKDALNKDLVSFIHTGVAEGEPQLQPVGAFDNIVGERV
- a CDS encoding TonB-dependent receptor plug domain-containing protein, which encodes MTLHKNRNGKALVTTGFLLLFLLPVAAQTMEDTTLHKVTVRSENTKYIKTDNVIALRQIAMPTAVIDGKTIAMMGSRRLDEVMREQTGLAVVSDLGAGNRSVGLQMQGFSSEYIMVLIDGQPLAGRNSGNLDLSRISISNIDRIEIIKGASSSLYGSDALGGVVNIITRQFSDHAQVRVGSQYGTYRTWNNTLEGESPLFKNKGAVFFSGNFYRTDGFNVNPYLEKGSQTAPPYSSPSLWLRGRYQLTPQKTLHISARYSGRSSEMTRDYGVMPFLDVLHETDFNGMVALSNRLNNNTRIIGRYYLTRYTSKQHIKLLNGSHNTQTDEFQEYVHRVEWQAARDVWDNRLGLIGGAGGEYMALNSRTSGASGHMYNYYVYAQANYKPLANLEMIAGGRYDGNNLYGGKANPSVGVNYSPLRWLTLRAALGMGYKSPDYKQLYQVFTNITRGYTVVGANVFSESVKELQAVGIVQQLWPIAATVKPLEAETSVSYNTGFTIKPASCIDVNLNLFYNRINNLINYQQVGIKTNGAELYTYVNVANAYTKGLETGVTLRPAKGLTITAGYQLLYAKDPGVIDSIKNGHTRYATVRSSPNIRASTIADYFGLPNRSRHMANVQVFYEIQPWGLNCSVRANYRGKYGFLDTDNNGFIDPYDVFVNGYVLLNASLQKRLLHDKVTLQFSIDNIANYTDYLMPAQPGRIIMAGLIWKCFEQDKK
- a CDS encoding helix-turn-helix domain-containing protein, with product MYCLFNIDKGKNGFAESRRSIDKHGHQGTIHELVSPGISLGYYNIQSVQAGQVIINNQKPFIQCSYTISGIKNYTINNGQQLAAFSGQDYNYLFLNNQEVTLNWQPNEKLEIYELGISPELFLQYLPEQHPFYNVFQESLQQNIATPMSRFNLPLSRNFCDILRQMTHCPLEGRYKELYVKSKTLELLAFQLEHYEQVTSGNQRASDHKNTLKKEDVERMHHAQHIVINNLDSPCSLIDLAHQVGTNEAYLKKHFKQVFGNTVFGYLQNVKMNKAKEMLTDGKTVAEVADYMGYKYSVHFTRAFKKYFGYPPKEDKR
- a CDS encoding HmuY family protein, whose protein sequence is MRIATLTIGMAMIVCSCTKSNDNPGLEDGISIIVTDLPGDTTANMSEGGSNTFKTLYFNLATGKKADITDATKTSLNWDLAFTGPYNSEVYVNYGGYAYNPGYGGAGKGAVIQVDKPYNEVTTAPSDAEFDNATLTKIGWEVGSSGGWFFYSLDNHIAVPIKNRTFVLRTASGKYAKLELLNIYKGNPPVVTDLYWPAPYLTFRFFLQEDGSKNIKTN
- a CDS encoding DUF6686 family protein, with amino-acid sequence MCTYQYLYYKENVGYISLCNACSNLHIAYGNFLLTLPQTVLSDLQRVLDAYIFEFQHTGLPNLRQIFIPMPYMNMALYLSLTEVTELAYMIDAADSELQAVHMMQLLTTPHE